The nucleotide sequence CCGAAGCGGCCGCGCACCTACACCAATCGTGGCGCCGCCTACAAGAAGCTCGGCCAGCTCGACAAGTCGGTCGCCGACGCCACTGAGGCGATCAGGCTCGATCCGAAGGTGCCGGAATATTATGACAATCGCGGCCTTTCGCTGGCCGCGATGAGGGAGTACGACAAGGCGATCGCGGATTACGATCAGGCGCTGCGGCTGGCGCCGCGGCCGAACTTCTTCACCAACCGCGGCGATTCCTACCAGTTCAAGGGCGAGCTCGGCGCCGCGCTCAGCGACTACGAGTCCGCGCTCAAGCTTGATCCGAATTTCGCGCAGACCTATAACAACCGCGCGGTGCTCTACAAGAAGATGGGCGAACGCAAGAAGGCGTTGGCCGACTACGAGACCGCGCTGCGGCTCGATCCCGGCAACGAGAATGCCGCTGCTGGCCGCCGCATCATGATGGCGGAGATCGCCAAGTTCGGCGCCGAACCGGCGCATCCCCTGGCCGCGAATTCCGGCAACGGCCCGTCCTTTGATTGCGCCACGGCGAAGCGCGAAGTCGAGAAGGTGATCTGCGCCGATCCGCAGCTCGGGGTGCTCGACCGCCAGATTGCCGAGACCTATGAGCGCGTCCTGAAATCCGCAAACCGGCGCTCGGCCAGCGATCTGCGCAAGACCCAGCGCGATTTCCTCGCCACCCGCAATGCCAGCTTCGGCCGTCCCGGTTACGACCTGCGAAAGGTCATGCAGGATCGCCTGCAGCGGCTGACTGGGATGGACAGTTAGCTGCTTCCACGAGCG is from Bradyrhizobium sp. ISRA430 and encodes:
- a CDS encoding tetratricopeptide repeat protein yields the protein MCGAHSFAQIPSFAKCPLRACFGAAMSLFVALGPAAAGDASGADCVLGSQAAPAELIAACSAIIDQNTNPSADRAAALIVRADANAQSSGGQTAALRDLDRAIALDARNARAWRARGDLLRHAGGDLNRAAADLSKAIELDSQDAEAYELRGVVYTNQRRLDRALADYDQAIKLKPDYAQAWSDRGVTFYLGGDNEKAIRDFDEALRLDPKRPRTYTNRGAAYKKLGQLDKSVADATEAIRLDPKVPEYYDNRGLSLAAMREYDKAIADYDQALRLAPRPNFFTNRGDSYQFKGELGAALSDYESALKLDPNFAQTYNNRAVLYKKMGERKKALADYETALRLDPGNENAAAGRRIMMAEIAKFGAEPAHPLAANSGNGPSFDCATAKREVEKVICADPQLGVLDRQIAETYERVLKSANRRSASDLRKTQRDFLATRNASFGRPGYDLRKVMQDRLQRLTGMDS